A genomic region of Mycobacterium sp. Aquia_213 contains the following coding sequences:
- a CDS encoding alpha/beta hydrolase encodes MGVAMSMTARYARAGSQAFRLVADARGASKAAGLLLRGSPFALGWFAGWLSTEFPPHVVTGHALSRISAPPIGRVGASWAGQRAEQTLTAALEESFGPDYADLVSHPTCEESECAPRGGLLHRPGPHARYAGQTSDISYGPSARDNLLDIWRRHDLAPGRRAPVLIQVPGGAWAVNGKRGQAYTLMSRMVELGWICVSIDYSKSPRSTFPAHLIDVKRAIAWVRENIADYGGDPSFIAITGGSAGGHLASLAALTPNDPRFQPGFEHADTTVQAAVPYYGVYDFTNAEVMHELMLPFLEQFVMRARYADTPERFAAASPINYVHDDAPPFFVLHGEKDELVPCTQARTFCAAMRAAGAPLVTYAELGNAHHAFDILSTARSRLAAKSVADFLGIVYGRRATSLLDSWPLSATSAS; translated from the coding sequence ATGGGCGTGGCCATGAGCATGACTGCGCGGTACGCGAGGGCAGGTTCCCAAGCGTTTCGCCTGGTAGCGGATGCCAGAGGGGCCTCAAAGGCCGCCGGCCTGCTGCTGCGCGGATCGCCGTTTGCCCTGGGCTGGTTTGCCGGCTGGTTGTCCACGGAATTTCCCCCGCATGTGGTGACCGGGCATGCGTTGTCCCGGATATCGGCGCCCCCCATCGGTCGCGTCGGCGCGTCCTGGGCCGGCCAGCGGGCCGAGCAAACGCTCACCGCGGCCCTCGAGGAATCCTTCGGGCCGGACTATGCGGACCTGGTGAGCCACCCGACCTGCGAAGAATCCGAGTGCGCACCCCGCGGCGGGCTGTTGCACCGGCCCGGGCCGCACGCGCGGTATGCCGGACAGACATCCGACATTTCGTACGGTCCGAGCGCTCGCGACAACCTGCTCGACATCTGGCGGCGGCATGACCTGGCGCCGGGCCGCCGTGCACCGGTGCTGATCCAGGTCCCCGGCGGGGCGTGGGCCGTCAACGGCAAACGCGGCCAGGCCTACACGCTGATGAGCCGCATGGTCGAACTCGGCTGGATCTGCGTGTCGATCGACTACAGCAAGAGTCCGCGGTCCACGTTTCCGGCGCACTTGATCGACGTGAAGCGGGCGATCGCCTGGGTCCGCGAGAACATCGCCGACTACGGCGGCGATCCCAGCTTCATCGCGATCACCGGCGGATCGGCCGGCGGGCACCTGGCCTCGTTGGCCGCGCTGACGCCGAACGACCCCCGGTTTCAGCCCGGGTTCGAACACGCCGACACCACGGTCCAGGCGGCGGTGCCCTACTACGGCGTTTACGACTTCACCAACGCCGAGGTGATGCACGAACTGATGCTGCCGTTCCTCGAGCAGTTCGTCATGCGCGCTCGATACGCCGACACGCCCGAGCGGTTCGCGGCGGCGTCGCCGATCAACTACGTGCACGACGATGCGCCCCCGTTCTTCGTGCTGCATGGCGAGAAGGACGAACTGGTTCCCTGCACGCAGGCCCGCACCTTCTGCGCGGCGATGCGCGCCGCCGGGGCCCCGCTGGTGACGTACGCCGAGCTCGGCAACGCCCACCACGCGTTCGACATCCTGTCCACGGCCCGGTCGCGGCTGGCCGCCAAGTCCGTCGCAGATTTCCTGGGCATCGTCTACGGGCGCCGGGCCACCTCACTGCTCGATTCGTGGCCGCTGTCGGCGACGTCGGCAAGCTGA
- a CDS encoding WS/DGAT/MGAT family O-acyltransferase, with translation MTEPEGAPGLSDELGPVDYLLHRGEANPRTRSGIMALELLDTTPNWDRFRTRFENASRKVLRLRQKVVVPTLPTANPRWVVDPDFNLDFHVRRVRVSEPGTLREVFDLAELILQSPLDISRPLWTATLVEGLPDGKAATLLHVSHAVTDGVGGVEMFAEIYDLERDPPARPTPPLPVPQDLSPNDLMREGFNHLPVALIGGVVGALSGAVSAAGRVLLEPVSTMSGIVNYAISGIRVVNRAAEPSPLLRRRSLATRSEAIDIPLADLHKAAKAGGGSINDAYLAGLCGALQRYHQALGVPIGSLPMAVPVSLRADADTAGGNRFTGVNLSAPVGAGDPVARMRKIRAQMTQRRDEPAMNIIGSMAPVLSVLPTAVLEGITGSVVGADVQASNVPVYPGDTYIAGAKVLRQYGIGPLPGVAMMVVLISRGGWCTITVRYDRASVRKEALFAQCLLEGFNEILALAGDPAPHAVPASFAAQTDSVAQSVSGS, from the coding sequence ATGACTGAGCCCGAGGGGGCTCCCGGATTGTCCGACGAGCTCGGGCCCGTCGACTATCTGCTGCATCGCGGCGAAGCGAATCCGCGGACCCGGTCCGGGATCATGGCGCTAGAACTCCTCGACACGACGCCGAACTGGGACCGGTTCCGCACTCGGTTCGAAAACGCGTCGCGAAAGGTGCTGCGGCTGCGGCAGAAGGTTGTCGTGCCGACGCTGCCGACGGCCAATCCGCGCTGGGTGGTGGACCCCGATTTCAACCTGGACTTCCACGTCCGGCGGGTACGCGTGTCCGAACCCGGCACGCTGCGTGAGGTATTCGATCTCGCCGAGCTGATCCTGCAGTCGCCGCTGGACATCTCGCGGCCGCTGTGGACGGCCACCCTGGTCGAGGGTCTGCCCGACGGCAAGGCCGCGACGTTGCTACACGTCAGCCACGCCGTCACCGACGGTGTCGGGGGTGTCGAGATGTTCGCCGAAATCTATGACCTCGAGCGCGATCCACCGGCTCGGCCGACGCCGCCGCTGCCGGTCCCGCAGGATCTGTCACCCAACGATTTGATGCGCGAGGGCTTCAACCACCTGCCCGTCGCCCTGATCGGCGGTGTCGTGGGTGCGTTGTCTGGAGCGGTGTCGGCGGCCGGGCGAGTTCTGCTGGAACCGGTGTCGACGATGTCGGGGATCGTGAACTACGCCATTTCCGGCATCCGGGTGGTCAATCGTGCGGCCGAGCCGTCGCCGTTGCTGCGCCGGCGCAGTCTGGCCACCCGTTCCGAAGCGATCGACATCCCGCTCGCCGATCTGCACAAGGCCGCGAAAGCCGGCGGGGGATCGATCAACGACGCGTATCTGGCCGGTCTGTGCGGCGCCTTGCAGCGCTACCACCAGGCACTCGGCGTCCCGATCGGCTCGTTGCCGATGGCGGTGCCGGTCAGCCTGCGGGCCGACGCGGACACCGCCGGCGGCAATCGGTTCACCGGTGTCAATCTGTCGGCGCCCGTGGGGGCTGGCGATCCGGTGGCCCGGATGCGCAAGATCCGCGCCCAGATGACGCAGCGTCGCGACGAACCCGCGATGAACATCATCGGCTCGATGGCGCCGGTGCTCAGCGTGCTCCCCACCGCGGTGCTGGAGGGAATCACCGGCTCGGTGGTCGGCGCCGACGTCCAGGCCAGCAATGTTCCCGTTTACCCGGGCGACACCTACATCGCCGGCGCAAAGGTATTGCGGCAGTACGGGATCGGCCCGCTGCCCGGTGTGGCGATGATGGTGGTGCTAATTTCGCGGGGCGGGTGGTGCACCATCACGGTGCGGTACGACCGAGCATCGGTACGAAAGGAAGCCTTGTTCGCTCAATGCCTGTTGGAGGGCTTCAACGAGATTCTCGCGCTGGCCGGCGATCCGGCGCCGCACGCGGTGCCGGCATCGTTCGCTGCGCAAACCGATTCGGTGGCCCAATCGGTGTCCGGCTCATGA
- a CDS encoding HAD-IB family hydrolase/lysophospholipid acyltransferase family protein, whose amino-acid sequence MSAAKDRETPTPPKDLRLPGSVAEIRASAPGPKVGAFFDMDGTLVAGFTAVILTQERLRKRDMGVGELLSMIQAGLNHRLGRLEFEDLISKASEALRGRMLTDLDEIGERLFAQRIESRIYPEMRELVRAHVARGHTVVLSSSALTIQVNPVARFLGIANTLTNKFAVNEDGLLTGEVVEPILWGPGKADAVQRFAAEHDIDLKDSYFYADGDEDVALMYLVGNPRPTNPEGKMAAVAKRRGWPVLEFSSRGSVGIRPQVRTLAGIGSMIPIAAGALGVGLLTLSRRRGVNFFTSTFPQTLLGASGVSLNVIGKEHLTAQRPAVFIFNHRNQVDPVIAGALVRDNWIAIGKKELKKDPLVGTLGKLTDGVFIDRDDPVAALETMAEVEERAKKGLSILIAPEGTRIDTTEVGPFKKGPFRIAMAAGIPIVPIVIRNAEIVAARNSTTINPGTVDVAVFPPIPVTDWTVETLPDHIAEVRQLYLDTLANWPEDELPEGDLYAEKKPAKKARAKPAAKAAATKAPAKKAAAKKVAPRKAAAKAKAPAKSQPPQPNSSESSPSDGEARQPGAEQPGSGESTSRPRGRT is encoded by the coding sequence ATGAGCGCCGCAAAAGACCGCGAGACGCCAACGCCGCCAAAGGATTTGCGGTTGCCCGGCTCGGTCGCCGAGATCCGTGCCAGCGCCCCCGGGCCCAAAGTCGGTGCCTTCTTCGACATGGACGGAACGCTGGTCGCGGGGTTTACCGCGGTCATCCTCACCCAGGAACGCCTACGCAAACGAGACATGGGCGTGGGGGAGTTGCTCAGCATGATTCAGGCCGGTCTGAACCATCGGCTCGGGCGCCTCGAGTTCGAAGATCTGATCAGCAAGGCATCCGAGGCGCTGCGCGGCCGGATGCTGACCGACCTGGACGAGATCGGCGAGCGGCTGTTCGCCCAACGGATCGAGTCGCGGATCTACCCGGAGATGCGCGAGCTGGTGCGCGCCCACGTAGCCCGCGGTCACACCGTGGTGCTCAGCTCGTCGGCGCTGACCATCCAGGTCAATCCGGTGGCCCGCTTCCTCGGGATCGCCAACACGCTCACCAACAAGTTCGCGGTCAATGAGGACGGGCTGCTGACCGGCGAGGTCGTCGAGCCGATTTTGTGGGGGCCGGGCAAAGCCGATGCGGTGCAACGGTTTGCGGCCGAACACGACATCGACCTGAAAGACAGCTACTTCTACGCAGACGGCGACGAGGACGTCGCGTTGATGTACCTGGTGGGCAATCCGCGGCCCACCAACCCCGAAGGCAAGATGGCCGCCGTGGCCAAACGCCGGGGTTGGCCGGTGCTGGAATTCAGCAGCCGGGGCAGCGTCGGCATCCGGCCGCAGGTGCGCACGCTGGCCGGCATCGGTTCGATGATCCCGATCGCCGCCGGTGCACTCGGGGTCGGACTGCTGACGCTCAGCCGCCGGCGTGGGGTGAATTTCTTCACCTCGACCTTCCCCCAGACGTTGTTGGGAGCCAGTGGCGTGAGCTTGAACGTCATCGGCAAAGAGCATCTGACCGCGCAACGTCCGGCGGTGTTTATCTTCAACCACCGCAACCAGGTTGACCCGGTCATCGCCGGTGCGCTGGTGCGCGACAACTGGATCGCGATCGGCAAAAAGGAGCTAAAAAAAGACCCGCTCGTCGGCACACTGGGCAAGCTGACCGATGGGGTGTTCATCGACCGGGACGATCCGGTCGCCGCGCTCGAGACGATGGCCGAGGTTGAGGAGCGCGCCAAGAAGGGCCTGTCGATTCTGATCGCCCCCGAAGGCACCCGGATCGACACCACCGAAGTCGGGCCGTTCAAGAAGGGGCCGTTCCGCATCGCGATGGCGGCGGGAATTCCGATCGTGCCCATCGTGATTCGCAACGCGGAGATCGTCGCCGCCCGAAACTCCACCACGATCAACCCCGGCACCGTCGATGTCGCGGTGTTCCCGCCGATCCCGGTAACGGACTGGACAGTCGAGACGCTGCCCGACCACATCGCCGAGGTGCGTCAGCTGTATCTGGACACCTTGGCCAACTGGCCCGAAGACGAGTTGCCCGAGGGCGACCTGTACGCCGAGAAGAAGCCGGCCAAGAAGGCCCGGGCCAAGCCCGCTGCCAAGGCCGCGGCGACTAAAGCCCCGGCGAAGAAGGCCGCTGCGAAAAAGGTCGCGCCTCGAAAGGCTGCGGCCAAAGCCAAGGCTCCGGCCAAATCGCAGCCACCGCAGCCGAATTCAAGTGAGTCCTCGCCCAGCGACGGTGAGGCGCGCCAGCCCGGTGCGGAGCAGCCCGGCAGTGGCGAGTCGACGTCTCGGCCCCGAGGGCGCACGTGA
- a CDS encoding glycerol-3-phosphate 1-O-acyltransferase has product MTQPAANTSAVLTAQDSLVLASMESGVETQLVMDWLGQQRARNPDVKFDVLKLPSGDAPPTALNLLVDQLESGEDRSIVPARVFWLPAPDRGRAAKLAGLLPGWDPYHPNQRRQRHILSRDRHRARVVAGEAAKVSELRQQWCDTTVGEDERDFAQFVTRRALLALERAEYRILGPQYKSPRLLKPEILASARFRAGLKKIPGAGVDEAGKMLDELATGWSRVSVDLVSVLARAICRGFEPEIDYDAFQIAAMRTGLEVHPAVLLFSHRSYIDGAVVPVAMQENRLPPVHVFAGINLSFGLMGPLLRRSGVIFIRRDIADNPLYKYVLREYVGYIVEKRFNLSWSIEGTRSRTGKMLPPKLGLMSYVANAYLDGRSEDILLQPVSIGFDQLHETAEYAAYARGGEKTPEGVLWLYNFIKAQGERNYGKIYVRFPEAVSMRQYLGPPHGPLAQDDDAKRLALQKMSFEVAWRILRATPVTATGLVCALLLTTRGAALTLDQLHHTLQDSLDYLDRKNTPVSTSALRLRTRDGVRAAVDALSNGHPITRVDGGREPVWVIAPDKEHAAAFYRNSVIHAFLETSIVELALAHARHTEGDRMQAFWAQAMRLRDLLKFDFYFADSAAFRDNIAEEMAWHDDWEAHVAAGGEEIDAMLFAKRPLMSDAMLRVFFEAYEIVADVLRDAPADIGQKELTELALGVGQQYVAQTRVRSSESVSTLLFATARQVVADQDLIAPAADLTERRVAFRQELRAILRDFSYVEQIARNQFIAREYQARQERAARQAG; this is encoded by the coding sequence GTGACACAACCGGCCGCAAACACCAGCGCGGTCTTGACCGCGCAAGATTCGCTGGTGTTGGCGTCCATGGAGTCCGGCGTCGAAACGCAGCTGGTGATGGATTGGCTGGGCCAGCAGCGAGCCCGGAACCCGGATGTGAAGTTCGATGTGCTCAAACTACCCTCCGGCGATGCCCCGCCGACGGCGCTGAACCTTCTTGTTGACCAACTCGAGTCCGGAGAGGACCGCTCGATCGTGCCGGCGCGCGTGTTCTGGCTACCGGCACCGGACCGCGGCCGGGCGGCGAAGCTGGCCGGGCTGCTTCCCGGCTGGGATCCCTACCACCCCAACCAACGTCGGCAGCGCCACATCCTCAGTCGGGATCGCCACCGGGCCCGGGTGGTGGCCGGCGAGGCGGCCAAGGTGTCCGAACTCCGCCAGCAGTGGTGCGACACCACCGTCGGCGAGGACGAGCGTGATTTCGCCCAGTTTGTCACGCGCCGTGCCCTTTTGGCGTTAGAGCGGGCCGAGTATCGAATTCTCGGGCCGCAGTATAAATCGCCGCGACTGCTCAAGCCGGAGATCTTGGCGTCCGCGCGGTTTCGCGCGGGACTGAAGAAGATTCCGGGCGCCGGCGTCGACGAGGCGGGCAAGATGCTCGACGAATTGGCCACCGGCTGGAGCCGGGTGTCCGTCGACCTGGTTTCCGTTCTGGCCAGGGCGATTTGCCGCGGATTCGAACCCGAGATCGACTACGACGCGTTCCAGATCGCGGCGATGCGCACCGGGCTGGAGGTTCATCCGGCGGTGCTGCTGTTCTCGCACCGGTCCTACATCGACGGCGCGGTGGTGCCGGTGGCGATGCAGGAAAACCGGTTGCCGCCGGTGCACGTGTTCGCCGGAATCAATCTGTCGTTCGGATTGATGGGCCCGCTGTTGCGTCGTTCCGGCGTCATCTTCATCCGCCGCGACATCGCCGATAATCCGCTCTACAAGTACGTCCTGCGCGAATACGTCGGCTACATCGTCGAAAAGCGCTTCAACCTGAGCTGGTCCATCGAGGGCACTCGCTCGCGCACCGGCAAGATGCTGCCCCCCAAGCTCGGCCTGATGTCGTACGTGGCCAACGCATATCTGGACGGACGCAGCGAAGACATTCTGCTGCAACCGGTTTCGATCGGATTCGACCAGCTGCACGAGACGGCCGAATACGCTGCCTACGCCCGCGGCGGAGAGAAGACACCCGAGGGCGTGCTGTGGCTGTACAACTTCATCAAGGCTCAGGGCGAACGCAATTACGGCAAGATCTACGTCCGATTCCCCGAAGCGGTCTCGATGCGGCAGTACCTCGGCCCGCCGCACGGCCCGCTGGCCCAGGACGACGACGCTAAACGGCTTGCGCTGCAGAAGATGTCGTTCGAAGTCGCATGGCGAATCCTGCGCGCGACCCCGGTGACGGCGACGGGTTTGGTGTGCGCCTTGCTGCTCACCACTCGCGGGGCGGCCTTGACGCTCGACCAGCTGCACCACACGTTGCAGGACTCACTGGACTACCTGGACCGCAAGAACACCCCGGTGTCGACGAGCGCGCTGCGGCTGCGCACCCGCGACGGTGTACGCGCCGCCGTCGATGCACTGTCCAACGGGCATCCGATCACCCGGGTCGACGGTGGACGCGAGCCGGTGTGGGTGATTGCGCCCGACAAGGAGCACGCCGCGGCGTTCTACCGGAACTCGGTGATCCATGCCTTCCTGGAGACCTCGATCGTCGAACTCGCCCTGGCGCATGCGCGGCACACCGAAGGCGACCGCATGCAGGCGTTCTGGGCGCAGGCGATGCGGTTGCGCGATCTGCTGAAATTCGACTTCTACTTCGCCGATTCGGCGGCATTCCGCGACAACATCGCCGAAGAGATGGCGTGGCACGACGACTGGGAGGCTCACGTCGCCGCCGGCGGAGAGGAGATCGACGCGATGCTGTTTGCCAAGCGGCCGTTGATGTCCGACGCGATGCTGCGGGTGTTCTTCGAGGCCTACGAGATCGTCGCCGACGTGCTGCGCGATGCGCCGGCAGACATCGGGCAAAAGGAACTCACCGAGTTGGCGCTCGGCGTCGGGCAGCAATACGTGGCGCAGACCCGGGTGCGCAGCAGCGAATCGGTGTCGACATTGCTCTTCGCCACCGCGCGTCAGGTCGTTGCCGATCAGGATCTGATCGCACCGGCGGCGGATCTGACCGAACGCCGCGTCGCCTTCCGGCAGGAATTGCGGGCGATTCTGCGGGATTTCAGCTACGTCGAGCAAATCGCGCGCAATCAATTCATCGCCCGCGAATACCAAGCGCGCCAGGAGCGCGCCGCACGCCAAGCCGGGTAG